In Staphylococcus saccharolyticus, one genomic interval encodes:
- a CDS encoding NADPH-dependent oxidoreductase, with protein MSDYVYDLMKKHHSVRKFKKHTLSEETVKKLVEAGQSASTSSYLQTYSIIGVEDPKIKENLKEVSGQPYVLENGYLFVFVLDYYRHKLVDEKAESNMEISYGSAEGLLVGTIDVALVAQNMAVVAEDMGYGIVYLGSLRNDVARVREILDLPEYTFPLFGMAVGVPADEENGSPKPRLPLEHVFHKNYYDASNDQQRRELEKYDTVVSDYYTERTNGERSETWSRQIETFLGRKTRLDMLDELRKAGLIKR; from the coding sequence GTGTCAGATTACGTTTATGATTTAATGAAAAAGCATCATTCAGTAAGAAAATTTAAAAAGCATACTCTAAGTGAGGAAACAGTAAAAAAATTAGTTGAAGCAGGTCAAAGTGCTTCAACATCGAGCTATCTTCAAACATATTCAATTATAGGTGTGGAAGATCCAAAAATTAAAGAAAATTTAAAAGAAGTATCTGGACAACCGTATGTGTTAGAGAATGGATATTTGTTTGTATTTGTTTTAGATTATTATCGCCATAAACTCGTTGATGAGAAAGCTGAGTCAAATATGGAAATCTCTTATGGTTCTGCAGAAGGATTATTAGTAGGTACAATTGATGTTGCATTAGTAGCTCAAAACATGGCTGTTGTCGCGGAAGATATGGGTTACGGCATTGTATACTTGGGCTCATTACGTAATGACGTAGCGCGTGTGCGTGAAATTTTAGACTTACCTGAGTATACATTTCCACTATTTGGTATGGCCGTAGGTGTACCTGCTGATGAAGAAAATGGTTCTCCTAAACCACGCTTACCACTTGAGCATGTATTCCATAAAAACTATTACGATGCTAGTAATGATCAACAACGACGAGAATTAGAAAAATATGATACAGTCGTGAGCGATTATTATACAGAACGTACGAATGGAGAACGTTCTGAAACATGGTCTCGACAAATTGAAACATTTTTAGGACGGAAAACTCGCCTAGATATGTTAGATGAATTAAGAAAAGCAGGATTAATTAAGCGATAG
- the ahpF gene encoding alkyl hydroperoxide reductase subunit F — protein MLNADLKQQLQQLLELMEGDVEFVASLGSDDKSNELKELLNEIADMSARITVTEKSLKRTPSFSVNRPGEETDITFAGIPLGHEFNSLVLAILQVSGRTPKEKQSIIDQIKGLEGPFHFETFVSLTCQKCPDVVQALNFMSVFNPNIAHTMIDGAIFREESENIMAVPAVFLDGQEFGNGRMTIQDILTKLGSTQDASEFYDKDPYDVLIIGGGPASGSAAIYTARKGLRTGIVADRIGGQVNDTAGIENFITIKETTGSEFSSNLAEHIAQYDIDTMTGIRATNIEKTDSAIKVTLENDAVLKSKTVIISTGASWRKLNIPGEDRLINKGVAFCPHCDGPLFENKDVAVIGGGNSGVEAAIDLAEIVKHVTLFEYASELKADNVLQNRLRSLSNVDIKTSAKTTEVIGDDYVTGISYEDLNTGESQVVNLDGIFVQIGLIPNTSWLQDLIELNERGEVVINRDNATNVPGIFAAGDVTDQKNKQIIISMGAGANAALNAFDYIIRN, from the coding sequence ATGCTTAATGCTGATTTAAAGCAACAATTGCAACAATTACTTGAGCTCATGGAAGGCGACGTTGAATTCGTCGCTAGCCTTGGCTCTGATGATAAATCTAATGAATTAAAAGAGTTACTCAATGAGATTGCTGATATGTCAGCACGTATCACAGTAACTGAAAAGTCTTTAAAACGTACACCTAGTTTTTCTGTTAACCGTCCTGGTGAAGAAACAGATATTACGTTTGCTGGTATCCCTTTAGGACATGAATTCAACTCACTTGTGTTAGCTATTCTGCAAGTAAGCGGACGTACGCCTAAAGAAAAACAATCAATTATCGATCAAATTAAAGGCCTCGAAGGTCCATTTCATTTCGAGACTTTTGTTAGTTTAACTTGTCAAAAATGTCCCGATGTAGTACAAGCGCTAAACTTCATGAGTGTTTTCAATCCTAATATTGCACATACAATGATTGATGGTGCTATTTTCCGTGAAGAATCAGAAAATATCATGGCAGTTCCAGCTGTATTCTTAGATGGACAAGAATTCGGCAATGGCCGTATGACAATCCAAGATATTCTAACAAAATTAGGAAGCACACAAGATGCTTCTGAGTTTTATGATAAAGATCCTTATGATGTATTAATTATCGGTGGTGGCCCGGCAAGTGGTAGTGCTGCAATCTATACTGCTCGTAAAGGGTTACGTACAGGTATCGTTGCCGACCGTATCGGTGGTCAAGTAAATGATACTGCTGGCATCGAGAACTTCATTACAATTAAAGAAACAACTGGCTCAGAGTTCTCTTCAAATCTTGCAGAACACATTGCACAATATGATATCGACACAATGACTGGCATTCGCGCTACAAACATTGAAAAAACAGATTCAGCTATTAAAGTTACTTTAGAGAATGATGCTGTTCTAAAAAGTAAAACTGTCATCATTTCTACAGGTGCAAGTTGGCGTAAACTAAATATACCAGGTGAAGATCGTTTAATTAATAAAGGTGTGGCGTTCTGCCCTCACTGTGATGGCCCTCTATTCGAAAACAAAGATGTAGCTGTTATTGGCGGTGGTAACTCTGGTGTCGAAGCTGCTATTGATTTAGCCGAAATTGTTAAACACGTAACATTATTTGAGTACGCTTCTGAACTGAAAGCGGATAATGTATTACAAAACCGTTTACGTTCATTATCTAACGTTGATATTAAAACAAGTGCTAAAACAACTGAAGTCATCGGTGACGATTATGTAACTGGTATTAGTTACGAAGATTTAAATACTGGTGAGTCGCAAGTTGTTAATTTAGATGGTATCTTTGTTCAAATTGGATTAATACCTAATACGTCTTGGTTACAAGATTTGATTGAGTTGAACGAACGTGGTGAAGTCGTGATTAATCGTGATAACGCTACAAACGTTCCAGGTATTTTTGCAGCTGGTGATGTAACTGATCAGAAAAATAAACAAATTATTATTTCTATGGGCGCTGGTGCTAACGCAGCCCTCAATGCATTCGACTATATTATTAGAAACTAA
- the ahpC gene encoding alkyl hydroperoxide reductase subunit C translates to MSLINKEILPFTAQAYDPKNDKFKEVSQEDFKGSWSVVCFYPADFSFVCPTELEDLQNQYAKLQELGVNVFSVSTDTHFVHKAWHDHSDAISKLEYKMIGDPSQTITRNFDVLDEEAGLAQRGTFIIDPDGVVQAAEINADGIGRDASTLVNKIKAAQYVRQHPGEVCPAKWEEGSESLQPGLDLVGKI, encoded by the coding sequence ATGTCTTTAATCAATAAAGAAATTTTACCTTTCACAGCACAAGCTTATGATCCAAAAAACGACAAATTTAAAGAAGTTTCACAAGAAGATTTCAAGGGTTCTTGGAGCGTAGTATGTTTCTATCCTGCTGACTTCTCATTCGTATGCCCTACAGAATTAGAAGATTTACAAAATCAATACGCTAAATTACAAGAATTAGGCGTTAATGTATTCTCAGTATCAACTGATACTCACTTTGTACACAAAGCTTGGCACGATCATTCTGATGCAATCAGTAAACTTGAATATAAAATGATTGGTGATCCATCGCAAACAATTACTCGTAATTTTGATGTATTAGATGAAGAAGCTGGTTTAGCACAACGTGGTACATTTATTATTGACCCTGACGGCGTTGTTCAAGCAGCTGAAATCAATGCTGACGGTATCGGCCGTGACGCAAGCACGTTAGTAAATAAAATTAAAGCCGCTCAATATGTTCGTCAACATCCAGGTGAAGTATGCCCAGCTAAATGGGAAGAAGGTTCAGAATCATTGCAACCCGGTTTAGACTTAGTGGGTAAAATCTAA
- a CDS encoding NDxxF motif lipoprotein, whose product MKKRIIACLTLTFSLVLTACSNTSEDNNQDNHSSVLAPKHAKTIKEKDIFTSNKKGQKINEAEMKKALKQYLRVNSDVLDNKYVMQHKLDKQSDSNPKITKSQANKLSELSNLAVKNDLHFKKFVNNNNIPKEYKNPTQRIIKYFHALNSTIANVDEDIEKLNYQPQNSINVVDIPTKYSGDVNKKQQDKITSFLKKKGIDTKVFNK is encoded by the coding sequence ATGAAAAAGAGAATCATTGCATGTTTGACGCTAACATTCTCATTAGTACTTACGGCTTGTTCTAATACTAGCGAAGACAATAATCAAGATAATCACAGTAGTGTGCTTGCACCTAAACATGCGAAAACGATTAAAGAAAAAGATATTTTCACTTCTAATAAAAAAGGTCAAAAGATTAATGAAGCTGAAATGAAAAAAGCTTTAAAACAATACTTACGAGTTAATAGTGACGTCTTAGATAATAAATACGTAATGCAACATAAGTTAGATAAGCAAAGTGATAGCAACCCTAAAATCACGAAATCTCAAGCCAATAAATTAAGTGAGTTATCTAACTTAGCTGTTAAAAATGACTTACATTTTAAAAAGTTTGTAAATAATAACAACATACCTAAAGAATACAAAAATCCTACACAACGTATTATAAAATACTTCCATGCTTTAAACAGTACGATTGCAAATGTAGATGAAGATATTGAAAAATTAAATTATCAACCTCAAAACTCTATTAACGTGGTAGATATACCAACTAAATATTCTGGTGACGTCAACAAAAAACAGCAGGATAAAATTACAAGCTTCCTTAAGAAAAAAGGAATAGATACAAAAGTATTTAATAAATAA